The DNA region TTATAACACTTCATCCTGAGGACTGAaatattatttgtattattgtttattatgaTTAACATAACTCAGAAGATCAAATTTGATCTCATGCAACTTTGacaagaaacaacattttaccAACATCTTGATTCTGACCATTTCTACCCATGAAGTTTTAACAATACTTCTTCTCCAGTTTTCTGCAGGGACCACAGTCGATCTCATCCCCAAGATAACATCTGGTCCCAACCCAAGTCTCCAAGGCCAGTGGTCACCAGAGTTTCATGAACTCTTCAGTGACATATTGAATAGAAACCCTGACTCAAGACCTACAGCCTGTGAGATTTTGGCACGTCCAATTACTTTAAGATGTCTCATAAAAAAGGTTTGACACTTTATAAAAATAGTGAATTTACTACCTCACTATCACAGATCTCATCTTCCCTTAGTATGACACAAATCCTCATCATCTGGACCTCTGTGTCCATCTCTGAcgatgacttttttttttttggtagagCAAAACAACCATAGACCACCTTCAGACCCAGCTAGACAAGCTTAGAGCTGTGGCAGATAATTTGGAACGTGTGCACCAGAACGCCACCATCGGCAGTCTGACGGGAGGCGTGATCGGAGCCGTGGGAGGGATCACATCCATAGTGGGATTGGCTCTGGCCCCCTTCACTTTGGGAACCTCGCTTGTTGTCACTGCCATTGGAGCTGGAGTGGGTTTGACTGGTGGGGTCACTGCAGGTGTctcaaacatgacaaacattgtCAACCAGTCCTCTGATCGCAGAACTGTTCACAGCATCATTAAAGGGTTTGAAGAGAAAATTAATGCTGTAGTCCTCTGGCTCCAGGAGATTAGCAACAGTTTAGAGGCAATCAGCACATGTCAGTCAGCTGATAAACTTGACGAGGGCAGCAGTttcaacacaggaaacaaagcaagGTTTGGCACAAGGGCAGGAAAGAGCATCAGTGAACTGTGTCAGCTGCTTCGAGTGGTAGGCATTGGCAAAATAGCAGCGCAGGCATCCAAGGTAGTAcgtgtggcagcagcagcaaccgGCGTgctttctgctttatttgtggCAGCAGACGTTTTCTTTGTTGCGATGGATGCTAAAGAGCTACACCGCATGAGACAGAAAGGGCCAGATGCTGAAGCACGTTCTGACATCATGAGATTTGTCAAATCTGTCAGGCAGGCTGGAGACGAACTGCAGAAAGTTTTGGATGAGTTCAAAATCCTAACCTCTATTATCCCTTCACTTGAGGATGAGAGAGTTAGAATGGCAAGACATGGAATGAAGGTAGAGCAGAGGTTAGATTAAGTCCTAGATCCTagataaataaaagtcagatgtTATCACAACTAACTGGTGCAACTAACTGCACATTTATTGTTAAAACTATTATTATTCTGCGCCACAAATCAGACACAGCAATACTTTGCTGCCACTTCATTTATTTACCACCATGTACAGGACAATCTGACCGATCTCAGGTTGAGTGATTAAACAGTCACAAACAATGAACTAATCTGGCAGTAGCTTCATGGTTGATGCCAATCTGAACATtgagttttcttcttctttgttgttttcattatatGGTACATTAAAGCCCCTTTGTGTAGGATTTGAAAAATCTTTGACAACACCACAGGATTGTCTCATCTGTTAAACAGTAACTGACATCATCATAATAACTTCATAGACAGTTTTTATCAAATATACAGTCTACACTCAGGGGCTTTAACAGCATTTAAACATGCACGCTTATGAGTTATTTGCCAAGCTTAATGTCATCTTGATGCTTCTAGATAATGTTGTATAGACATGAGGAATTACTGCAAATGCAAGGATTTGGTCTCCAGGTGACTTGTGGTTAAAACGGTCACCTCATGGCAGGGAGGGCTTAGGTGTAAGTCTGTCCGTCTCTGGAGCCCCTCTCAGTCTAATTTgcatgtttcctctgtgtgtagGTTTTCTCTAGTACGTCATACCAGCTAAAGACATGCAGGTTGTAAAATGGAAACGCTAAATTGTCTGTAGCTGTAGGTATgactgtcattttctgtctatGTGATGGAGCCACACTGACTTTAATAAAGGCACTGGCACCTATTCTAGCAACGCTCTCTGTCACTCCTGTCTCTGTGGTTCACTGGCTGATGCTGCTGAACCTCTTTCTGTCCATAGTCCATAAGATAGTTAGTGAGCTATATATagttgtgtgctgtgtttcattcatgagatgtttttaatttgtattgtgtttgtttgtgcatatgATTATGCATTATGCAGCTTTTATCAAAGTAtcatgaaacacacatttgtcatttgtcaaatactgaaataaaactgaaacagtGATGGTTTGTCTGATGTGCAAAAGGAtgactgcattttcaaaaatatgtCTGACAACACATAGTTTCatctttttcttaaaaatgttgTTTGAGTTCCGTTTTAGGACCTTGGGAGGCAGCAACACGAGCCGGAACGTGTGGCCTCCTCAGAAACaggaaagatgaagaagaagaagaagaagaagaagaagaagaagaagctttaaTGCTGGAAATTCAGCAAACTTTATTCAGACTTCAAAGGATTGGGGTGGAAGTACAATTTTGTTGGGTACCTGCCCATGTTGGAATAAAAGGCAATGAGGGAGCAGataaaacagccaaaaaaaagcAACCAGAATGCCAAATATTATAGATATACGCTTTGGTAAAGGAGAAAGTAAGGCAATactcaaaaaagaaataatgacaaaatggCAGGACAGATGGGACAGGGATAGCAGTGGAAGGAAATACTGTAATGTGCAGAAGTCCATTACAACACAGGGTGTCTATCGAGGTAATAGAAGAGAGGAGACTGTATTAACCAGATTAAGATTTGATCATACAGGTCTTAATAAAACAATGTTCTTGATAGGGAAAAGTTGTTCAAATGAATGTTCGGAGTGCAAAATAACAGAAGATGTGGAACATGTATTGATGCACTGTCAGAAATATaggggagagaggacagaattAGGTTAGCTGAGggttggggggtttttttggttatgttttattttgtttatttaaaactTCTATTTATTAAATATCAATTAATTGATATACAGGAATCCTTGTGTGGAATCCTTCATGCTACATACTCCGgtacagtaggtggcggtaTGCACCTAATAAGCTATGGTTGCAACCCGCCAttaaaccagaagaagaagaggaggaggaggaggaggaggaggaagaagaagaagaaggcggATGTGACGTCACTGTGTTTACAGCGTTCTGTTTAGACGCAAATAAACAGGAGCTTCGAAAGTGGATTTAATAGAACCTTTCTTTGAATTCATATATTTACCATAGTACGGCATAGTACCATATACGGCATAGTTGCCGTATTTCGATGGGTGCTCACGGGGTTTTGGGGAACGAGCCCGAGTCTATTGACTACTCGGTGCACGAAGCCTGGAATGAAGCCACCAATGTCTACCTGCTGGTTATCCTGGTCAGCTTCGGACTGCTGATGTACGCCAGAAAGTAAGGACAGTTTGAGCCAACCCTTCACTCTACCACTCACAATAGGCTTACAGTAGGTAGACGTGCAGCACAGGCGTGTGATTCACTCAGAGCTCGCCCTGGCTGGTTCGGTTCTCATTATAGTCCAACAGTaacatgtattttttatttgtgcCAGTTTTTCAATTATTTCTGTCATCTACTGtcagaaataaatgatgatatTAATATAAAATCAATGTGGCTCAAGCGCATTGCTGCCATTCTTATTGTCTCTGTCCACTTCTAATTTAGAAACAAGAGGAAGATCATGCGTATCTTCACTCTGCCTCCTACCGTCGGCAGCAGCCCGGAGCCCAATTTCTACGACAGCCTGCAGAAGGTCCGCCTGCGGCAGCAGCTGGAGATGTACTCTCTGGGTGAGCATTAGTGGAGCTCTGCATGGTACAAGAACGAATACAGCTTGGATCGTGCACTGACACTTCCACTTTGATGAACTTGGGGTCAGTTGTGCCCACTGATTTGTTGACAGTAGGATCTTGGTATAGTTTTCACtatttgaagcttttttttttttttaaattaccaCAACATAAAGTCTAGCTTCATGCATGCATATTGAGTCTTAAAATCTGAAGTGTGTCTTTCATCCTTTCTTACTCTAGACAGCAGAGAAGGAACTGGTTCCGCAAAATGTTTTCAACGCGTTGTGTTTTGGTTATGCTTCAGGCAGCGTGCTCATGTGAACACTTCAAGACTGACAAACACTTCTGATGACCTAGATTGTGATCAGTCTAAATAGGCACCTGTGTCTTCTGTCCTATCTTTTAGCCAGGAagtttgagcagcagcagggccagacagacagtgtgCAGCTCTCCATGGaatgagagcaggagagagctcatccctctctgtcagcaAACACTCCTGCGTCTTCAAGGCCTCTGCACATGGATAGGAAAGGACTAAGATGGCTGTCATGATCAGCCAGCTTTGAAAGCAGCTACTCCTATCCTGGCTGAATTCACCCTCAGTTGTCTCTTCTTCGTCTGCGACACATGGAGTGGGTACAGCTGGATGGACGGAGAGGTCAAGAGCGAAGGGGAGTGTGGCATCTCGCAGGTTTCCTGTATGGCATTCAGCAGTGACTCTTAAGTTGAGCAGTGATAAATATTTAGCTGCAGTAGTTGTCACTGAGACATCGTCAGTATGGtgtgagattttttaaaaagacaaaagtcgACCATGAAGAATTTCTTGCACATAGAACAGAATATTCTCCTTTTAGATTTAACATAGtttctgtttggttttcatttgtttttgttgttttttcttgttttttaaatgttttttgtcaGCTGGGTACTAAAATTAAAAgtctaaaatgtgaaaataaaggcACATAAACCTaaaacagcacataaacacacacaaaaacaagtcagCATGCCTTGATGATCACAACTGAGTTAACATGAGCTTCATCTGATTTTTTTATGTGACTACTAAAAACAAAATCACCTTTTCATCCAACTAGCTTTTACCTCAAGAAAGTTTCTCTGCTCACTTCAAGTCAGTTTgcaaataattttatttttattttacacagcaACCAAACTTGATTGGAATCAGATTTGCATGAATTTTGTGggcaaaaaaacccaaacatttcAGGCACGTTACTATTCCAAGCAgagcatttttatttgttctaaAACATTTCTGGGGGAGGTCTTTAATGTGTCGAGTACTCTGGTTCATACTTGCAAAACTACTAACATCACCTTCAGCCTGAGCTGTAATTTGTGTTAAGTGCTAATTACAAATGttgcatgctagcatgctgaacTAGGATGGTGAACATTATGCCTGTTTAATACTAGcgtttacatttttattgtgatCATATgagcatgtagctcaaagcactgctacGGTATGTCCAAGTACATTcttacagagctgctagcattgcTACCACAAATAAAATCCCTTTCACCACTGGACCTCTCTCAAGAGTCCTTCACCAATGGGATGTCCAATTCATTTTGTAGTATATTAGAGCCTGTCAAAGATCATCAACCATGGAGCAGTAAACTGCTCTGTTGGCCAGAGACCAACCAAAATGATCCCTGTGTCATCCTGAATTGAGAAGTTGAAGAATTTTAACTGTTGAAACATGTCCACTGATAACAGAAACAAGACATggaacagacaaacatgcagtaaaaaatgtcataaaataatGGAGACAATacagacatttcattcattatcaATACAGTAAAACAGATGCCAgagaataaaatgatttttccaAATACATAAAGATGAATCAAGTAGAATTACCACCTTACATCCAAGTCTGACTTTGAAGGAAATTAATAAAAGAACTGAGTGAAaaaggactgacagagagcttcatcacatggagcaacaacaatcacctgaagctcaatgtCAGCAGACCCAATGAACCTGTGGTGACTGCAaagcttcaaatatggatgatGCTGCTAAGAAactaaaaactgtaaaacatggatgcttcacacataTCTTcaaccagcagcacagaaaatctatacaatcagcacagtttgaaggtggagaGTCAGGaattcagcatctgaccaaatgtgaaatatggtcaccatttctccttctcttcccttcAGTCAGAAAAGTGTGTTTGCTCAATATCATGATGTCGCAGTGAAGTTCGGGACTTCCTGTCATAATTAGTGCGTGAGTTCTTGAGTTATGGTGAAAAACGTGTTTCtttgtggtcacagtgacctttgaccaccaaattctcatcagttcatccttgaacatttgtgccaaatttgaagaaattccctcaagtTCCTGTTTCTCTGTTCCTGAGATGTCGTGGTCACAAGAATTGGACGGATGGACAAACCAAAAGCACAGTGACTCCAGCCGTGGCTGTCGCcagcacagaggcataaaaacaaagcatgcTCTCTTTGATTTAAGAGTTGTTTTCTGACTGTTGTGCTACACATTCAAATCAGTTAGGAATGGAAAACTGACTTTATTTACAGCAATCTTATAGTGTTGGACTgatcattacacacaaacatgagcagCTGATAGCTTCAGCAGTGTAAACATGGCCATGGTGTTTGCATCTCTTTGGAAATGTCTGATTTCCTGCATGACTTTGTTAAAGCTCGGCACCAGGAAAATATACAAAATGCACCAGGCATAAAATAAATTGTACAATGCAAATTCCCTCACGTCTTAACTCATGTAAGACCTTTGTCTGAACAATAGAG from Chaetodon trifascialis isolate fChaTrf1 chromosome 5, fChaTrf1.hap1, whole genome shotgun sequence includes:
- the LOC139330933 gene encoding uncharacterized protein, encoding MGQKISIVQKKGYTIETETESGVIAKKDNDKFFIKRVEISTNAELISKMETLETTSHPHVVSIKDSFKDQHTYYAVMEYCQGGSLAENIRARSDSLQEFEVLSWIVEICMALKTIHGKGLLHKDMTPQNIYLTEFGKLCLGGFWKMDKNNEVINYLAPEVFKETTYDSKSEIWSVGCILYELCTQTLAFSAGTTVDLIPKITSGPNPSLQGQWSPEFHELFSDILNRNPDSRPTACEILARPITLRCLIKKSKTTIDHLQTQLDKLRAVADNLERVHQNATIGSLTGGVIGAVGGITSIVGLALAPFTLGTSLVVTAIGAGVGLTGGVTAGVSNMTNIVNQSSDRRTVHSIIKGFEEKINAVVLWLQEISNSLEAISTCQSADKLDEGSSFNTGNKARFGTRAGKSISELCQLLRVVGIGKIAAQASKVVRVAAAATGVLSALFVAADVFFVAMDAKELHRMRQKGPDAEARSDIMRFVKSVRQAGDELQKVLDEFKILTSIIPSLEDERDLGRQQHEPERVASSETGKMKKKKKKKKKKKKL
- the smim19 gene encoding small integral membrane protein 19, whose translation is MGAHGVLGNEPESIDYSVHEAWNEATNVYLLVILVSFGLLMYARKNKRKIMRIFTLPPTVGSSPEPNFYDSLQKVRLRQQLEMYSLARKFEQQQGQTDSVQLSME